One Endozoicomonas gorgoniicola DNA window includes the following coding sequences:
- a CDS encoding acyl-CoA dehydrogenase family protein, with translation MNSSANSHAFALTPDQQNLMDHADRFSREQLYPLCEKMDNEEWWPQDTFKEMGKLGLLGVTVPEQYGGAGLSILEAGLILQAISRWNHAFALSWVAHDNLCVNSLYNNGSEMIRQKYLPKLCSGEWTGCLGLTEPGAGSDALGSMRTKAVRDGGEYILNGSKIYITNGPVADICLVYARTQPDRGSKGITAFVVETGSPGFKVAQKLQKMGFRGSQTGELVFEDLRVPVENIVGEEHEGHKVVMSGLDVERAMIAPINVGIAERTLELSVDYAQTREQFGKTIASFQMVQSRLADMYVWVETMKTFCWQVLAEVSNIDETTAGRGEIHARTAASIMYCADMCNRVLDNGVQIHGGTGYIWESEINRLFRSTKLLEIGAGTTEVRKMIIAGELLSDQ, from the coding sequence ATGAACAGCTCAGCTAACAGCCATGCTTTTGCTCTTACCCCTGACCAGCAAAACCTGATGGATCATGCCGATCGTTTTTCCCGGGAACAACTCTATCCCCTGTGTGAAAAGATGGATAATGAAGAGTGGTGGCCTCAGGATACCTTTAAGGAAATGGGCAAACTGGGTCTGCTGGGTGTCACGGTACCGGAACAGTATGGCGGTGCAGGCTTGTCGATACTCGAAGCCGGTTTGATTCTGCAGGCAATATCGCGCTGGAACCATGCCTTTGCACTGAGCTGGGTAGCCCACGACAACCTTTGTGTGAACAGCCTGTATAACAATGGCAGTGAAATGATCCGGCAGAAGTATCTGCCAAAGCTTTGTTCCGGTGAGTGGACAGGCTGTCTGGGCTTAACCGAACCGGGTGCCGGTTCCGACGCGCTGGGCTCCATGAGGACAAAAGCCGTTCGGGATGGGGGTGAATACATTCTTAACGGCTCCAAGATTTATATTACCAATGGCCCTGTTGCCGATATCTGCCTGGTGTACGCCAGAACTCAGCCTGACCGGGGTTCCAAAGGTATTACGGCATTTGTCGTTGAAACCGGTTCACCCGGATTTAAAGTGGCTCAAAAGCTGCAAAAGATGGGATTCCGGGGCAGCCAGACCGGTGAGCTGGTCTTTGAAGACCTGCGTGTTCCGGTGGAAAATATTGTCGGAGAAGAACATGAGGGCCACAAGGTCGTGATGAGCGGCCTGGATGTTGAGCGTGCCATGATTGCCCCGATTAATGTGGGTATTGCTGAGCGCACGCTGGAACTGTCGGTGGATTATGCCCAGACCCGTGAGCAGTTTGGCAAAACCATTGCCAGCTTTCAGATGGTTCAGTCACGGCTGGCCGATATGTACGTCTGGGTCGAAACCATGAAAACCTTCTGCTGGCAGGTACTGGCGGAAGTCTCCAATATTGATGAAACCACCGCAGGCCGGGGTGAAATTCATGCCCGCACTGCGGCCTCCATCATGTATTGTGCCGATATGTGCAACCGGGTTTTAGACAACGGTGTACAGATACACGGTGGAACGGGCTATATCTGGGAATCGGAAATAAACCGGCTGTTCCGTTCCACCAAATTACTGGAAATCGGTGCAGGCACCACCGAGGTTCGCAAAATGATTATTGCTGGCGAGCTGTTAAGCGATCAGTAG